One Setaria viridis chromosome 7, Setaria_viridis_v4.0, whole genome shotgun sequence genomic region harbors:
- the LOC117862795 gene encoding SUMO-conjugating enzyme SCE1, with product MATGGIARSRLAEERKKWRRSHPHGFVAKPETLPDGSVNLMVWKCVVPGKEGTDWEGGYFPLTLQFPEDYPSNAPVCKFPAGFFHVNVYPTGAVCLSILSNAWKPSITVCQILIGIQDLLDHPNPASPAQDACYRLYKKDMRSYKDRVRQQAKQYPSLV from the exons ATGGCGACCGGAGGCATCGCCCGCAGCCGCCTCGCCGAGGAGCGCAAGAAATGGCGCAGGAGCCATCCCCAT GGGTTCGTGGCGAAGCCGGAGACGCTGCCGGATGGGTCCGTCAACCTCATGGTCTGGAAGTGCGTCGTACCCGGGAAGGAAGGC ACTGACTGGGAGGGTGGATATTTCCCGCTGACTCTGCAATTTCCTGAAGATTACCCAAGCAATGCTCCCGTCTGCAAGTTTCCAGCAGGATTCTTCCACGTCAATGTCTACCCTACTGGAGCAGTGTGCCTATCAATACTCAGCAAT GCATGGAAGCCTTCCATTACGGTGTGTCAAATCCTCATAGGAATCCAGGACTTGCTTGACCATCCTAATCCAGCGTCTCCTGCACAAGATGCATGCTATCGCCTCTACAAAAAG GATATGCGTTCATACAAGGATCGTGTCCGTCAGCAGGCGAAGCAGTATCCTTCACTTGTGTAG
- the LOC117863275 gene encoding SUMO-conjugating enzyme SCE1 produces MAASGGVARGRLAEERKSWRKSHPHGFVAKPETLPDGTVNLMVWKCVIPGKEGTDWEGGYFPLTLHFSENYPDHPPICKFPAGFFHVNVYDPGAVCLSILGDAWNPSITVPQILVCIQDLLDNPNPFSRAQRFIYHLYAKNMPEYKKRVRQQAKRYPSLV; encoded by the exons ATGGCGGCGTCCGGAGGAGtcgcccgcggccgcctcgCCGAGGAGCGCAAGTCCTGGCGCAAGAGCCACCCCCAT GGATTCGTGGCGAAGCCGGAGACGCTGCCGGATGGGACCGTCAACCTCATGGTCTGGAAGTGCGTCATACCCGGCAAGGAAGGC ACCGATTGGGAGGGTGGCTATTTCCCACTAACCCTGCATTTTAGTGAAAACTATCCAGATCATCCACCAATCTGCAAATTTCCAGCAGGGTTCTTCCACGTCAATGTCTATGATCCTGGGGCAGTATGCCTGTCAATTCTCGGTGAT GCATGGAATCCTTCCATCACGGTGCCACAAATTCTCGTATGCATCCAAGACTTACTTGATAATCCAAATCCATTCTCTCGTGCGCAACGTTTCATTTACCATCTTTATGCAAAG AATATGCCAGAGTATAAGAAACGTGTTCGTCAGCAGGCAAAGCGATATCCCTCGCTCGTGTAA
- the LOC117865407 gene encoding scarecrow-like protein 21 — MEPGAPWRDPRQGYAYGVGSAMQMQLQQRADAAAGGGGVLKRSLGELERWQHQQQQHVAAQQALYLRAVRQRTAAAADIAALLGGGPTQPLVLSGSSFGGGLASPSSTLSSLTTASRAAVPLMHPQPQPQLQQQRQVPLMTSSPQTQAFGLSRAPPPPQPASPSQLFMLQELEKQLFDDDDDESVAAMSGTGSAVTNSEWEETIQQLNSITAAPSPGLPASATPNNNNNANAGMTRSPSNSSSSTASSSASCSPPTPGAASRQLLSEAAVALADGNHEAAATHLVALKRAANQHGDAEQRLIAMMVAALSSRIVPTASALAQHLAELCGAEQRAGSQLLHDISPCFRLALHAASAAIVEAVGDHRAIHLVDFDVSFQQHTALIQYLADRRVPGTSLKVTAVIDPSSPFTQTQSLTATLSAIGEQLKQLAERAGIEYRFKVVSCRAAELDASRLGCAPGEALAVNLAFALSHVPDESVSPANPRDELLRRVRALGPQVVALVEQELNTNTAPLAARFTDACAHYGAILESLDATLGRESAEKKARAEAALARKAANAVGREGPDRLERCEVFGKWRARFGMAGFRPVALGPGIVDQVAARVGPAPPGITFKADNGVLRLCWMGRVVTVASAWR, encoded by the coding sequence ATGGAGCCAGGCGCGCCGTGGCGCGATCCGCGCCAGGGGTACGCCTACGGGGTCGGATCGGCGATGCagatgcagctgcagcagcgggccgacgcggccgccggcgggggaggGGTGCTCAAGAGGAGCCTCGGCGAGCTGGAGAGgtggcagcaccagcagcagcagcacgtcgCGGCGCAGCAGGCGCTGTACCTGCGCGCCGTGAGgcagcgcacggcggcggcggcggatatCGCAGCCCTGCTGGGCGGGGGGCCGACCCAGCCCCTGGTCCTCTCCGGGTCCAGCTTCGGAGGGGGCCTGGCGTCGCCTTCGTCGACGCTGTCGTCGCTCACGACCGCGTCGAGGGCCGCGGTGCCGCTGATGCatccgcagccgcagccgcagctgcagcagcagcggcaggttCCGCTCATGACGTCCTCGCCGCAGACGCAGGCCTTCGGCTTGTCGagggcgcctccgccgcctcagccGGCATCGCCGAGCCAGCTGTTCATGTTGCAGGAGCTCGAGAAGCAGCTgtttgacgacgacgacgacgagtcgGTGGCGGCGATGAGCGGCACGGGCTCCGCGGTGACCAACTCCGAGTGGGAGGAGACGATACAGCAGCTCAACTCCATCACCGCCGCGCCGTCTCCGGGGCTCCCTGCGTCGGCGACCccgaacaacaacaacaacgctAACGCGGGGATGACGAGGTCACCTTCCAActcgtcctcctccacggcgTCTTCCTCCGCGTCCTGctcgcccccgaccccgggggcCGCGTCGCGGCAGCTGCTCTCCGAAGCCGCGGTCGCTCTCGCCGACGGCAATCACGAAGCGGCGGCCACCCACCTGGTCGCCCTCAAGCGCGCGGCCAACCAGCACGGCGACGCCGAGCAGCGGCTGATTGCCATGATGGTGGCCGCGCTGTCCTCCCGCATTGTCCCGACCGCCTCCGCCCTAGCTCAACACCTCGCCGAGCTCTGTGGCGCCGAGCAGCGCGCCGGGTCCCAGCTCCTCCACGACATCTCCCCGTGCTTCCGCCTCGCCCTCcacgccgccagcgccgccatcGTCGAAGCTGTGGGCGACCACCGCGCCATCCACCTCGTCGACTTCGACGTCAGCTTCCAGCAGCACACGGCCCTTATCCAGTACCTCGCTGACCGCCGCGTGCCGGGCACGTCCCTGAAGGTCACCGCCGTCATCGACCCAAGCTCGCCGTTCACGCAGACGCAGTCTCTAACTGCAACGCTCTCCGCCATCGGGGAGCAGCTGAAGCAGCTCGCCGAGCGAGCGGGCATCGAGTACCGCTTTAAAGTGGTCAGCTGCAGAGCCGCAGAGCTGGATGCGTCCAGGCTGGGGTGCGCGCCCGGGGAGGCGCTGGCAGTCAACCTCGCCTTCGCGCTCTCCCACGTCCCCGACGAGAGCGTCTCTCCGGCGAACCCCCGGGacgagctcctccgccgcgtgCGCGCGCTGGGCCCGCAGGTGGTGGCGCTCGTCGAGCAGGAGCTGAACACGAACACGGCCCCGCTGGCCGCGCGCTTCACGGACGCGTGCGCGCACTACGGCGCCATCCTGGAGTCGCTGGACGCGACGCTGGGGCGGGAGAGCGCGGAGAAGAAGGCCAGGGCCGAGGCGGCCCTGGCGAGGAAGGCGGCGAACGCGGTCGGCCGCGAGGGCCCCGACCGACTGGAGCGGTGCGAGGTCTTCGGCAAGTGGCGCGCCCGGTTCGGCATGGCGGGTTTCCGCCCGGTGGCGCTCGGCCCGGGCATTGTGGACCAGGTCGCCGCCCGCGTCGGCCCGGCGCCGCCCGGGATCACGTTCAAGGCGGACAACGGCGTGCTCCGGCTCTGCTGGATGGGCCGTGTGGTGACCGTCGCCTCCGCGTGGCGCtag
- the LOC117865422 gene encoding BTB/POZ domain-containing protein At1g63850, whose amino-acid sequence MAASSRSMRPLPKLSPSHLVPLDLSTSWCCTPHGLGAHAPSASSPAPAAADPMDPPPTGSSSSYATPPPPSYAPSYPSSYTKFNSALNAGLLNPMSPPPLPLDKTRSSPTLFDMMANEQDYHPRTAAAGVHSIPAPPPQHPHHQLQPARSMDRQVMLQDRIADLIGSCSPGNQFNDADSSDVRLTLTSKDGLSVTLCVHRHILVAHSRFFAAKLSDRWSKQQRTLPHIVEISDCDDIEVYAETLRLMYCKDLRRRLMREDVNKVLGILKVSAAIVFDAGVLSCLEYLEAAPWAEDDDEKVAALLTQLHLENSGAGEVLKRVSLELAPSAVVEEAEVGGSCSGGGTAGGGEEVLLRLLQVVLEGKDEKARREMKGLVSKMLRENSNSRGGAIGGDLRKESLYSACNGCLSLLLEQFVRAAGGDHSEVSQIARQADNLHWMLDILVERQIAEEFLRTWAMQTELAEMHRKVPAIHRYEVSRVTARLFVGVGKGQILVSKEARCQLLSTWLEPFYEDFGWMRRACKGLDRHLIEDGLANTILTLPLATQQEILLAWFNRFLNSGEDCPNIQRGFEVWWRRAFWKRNAEPEQPARLRITAICENS is encoded by the exons ATGGCCGCTTCATCCAGATCCATGAGACCGCTCCCCAAGCTCTCCCCCTCCCACCTCGTCCCCCTCGACCTCTCCACCTCCTGGTGCTGCACGCCCCACGGCCTCGGCGCCCACGccccgtccgcctcctcccccgcccccgccgccgccgaccccatGGATCCCCCGcccaccggctcctcctcctcctacgcgaccccgcccccgccctcgTACGCGCCGTCCTACCCCTCCAGCTACACCAAGTTCAACTCCGCCCTCAACGCGGGGCTGCTCAACCCCatgtccccgccgccgctgccgctcgacAAGACGCGCTCCAGCCCCACCCTCTTCGACATGATGGCCAACGAGCAGGACTACCacccccgcaccgccgccgccggcgtccactccatcccggccccgccgccccagcACCCGCACCACCAGCTCCAGCCCGCGCGCTCCATGGACCGCCAGGTCATGCTCCAGGACCGCATCGCCGACCTCATCGGCAGCTGCAGCCCAGGGAACCAGTTCAACGACGCCGactcctccgacgtccgccTCACCCTCACCTCCAAGGACGGCCTCTCCGTCACGCTCTGCGTCCACCGCCACATACTCGTCGCGCACAGCAGGTTCTTCGCCGCCAAGCTCTCCGACCGCTGGTCCAAGCAGCAGCGCACGCTCCCGCACATCGTCGAGATCTCCGACTGCGACGACATCGAGGTCTACGCCGAGACGCTGCGCCTCATGTACTGCAAGGATCTCCGCCGCAGGCTCATGCGGGAGGATGTCAACAAGGTCCTTGGCATTCTAAAG GTGTCCGCAGCCATTGTGTTCGATGCTGGGGTGCTATCTTGCTTGGAATATTTGGAGGCTGCGCCGTGGgctgaggatgatgatgagaagGTGGCGGCATTGTTGACGCAGCTGCACCTCGAGAACTCGGGGGCTGGAGAGGTGCTCAAGAGGGTGTCACTGGAATTGGCCCCTTCAGCAGTGGTTGAGGAGGCAGAGGTAGGAGGGAGTTGCAGTGGCGGTGGCACTGCTGGAGGTGGCGAGGAGGTGTTGCTGAGGCTGCTGCAGGTTGTCCTGGAAGGGAAGGACGAAAAGGCAAGGAGGGAGATGAAGGGGCTGGTGTCCAAAATGCTCAGAGAGAACAGCAATTCCCGTGGCGGAGCAATTGGTGGCGACCTCCGCAAGGAGTCACTCTATTCGGCGTGCAATGGATGCTTGTCCTTGCTGCTCGAGCAGTTTGTTAGAGCTGCAGGGGGTGATCATTCAGAGGTGTCGCAGATCGCCAGGCAAGCTGACAACCTGCATTGGATGCTCGACATCCTTGTTGAGCGCCAGATTGCTGAGGAGTTCTTGAGGACATGGGCAATGCAGACTGAGCTAGCAGAGATGCATCGCAAAGTGCCAGCAATACACCGCTATGAAGTGAGCCGAGTGACGGCAAGGCTCTTTGTCGGGGTTGGCAAGGGACAGATCTTGGTGTCGAAGGAGGCCCGTTGCCAGCTCTTGAGCACCTGGCTAGAGCCCTTCTATGAGGACTTTGGATGGATGCGGCGAGCATGCAAGGGGCTTGACCGGCATCTGATAGAGGACGGCCTGGCAAACACAATCCTGACACTGCCTCTGGCAACTCAGCAGGAGATCCTTCTCGCATGGTTCAATCGCTTCCTTAACTCTGGGGAGGACTGCCCAAACATTCAGAGAGGGTTTGAGGTGTGGTGGCGGCGTGCTTTCTGGAAAAGGAATGCTGAACCAGAGCAGCCAGCCCGTTTGAGGATCACCGCAATCTGTGAGAACTCTTGA